TCTTCccctggagcacaggctcagtggccCCCATCAGGCCCCTCCCCACTGGGTGGAGAGGCCTTTCCTATTGTTCCAAGTCTCATCTCAGCTTCATTGCACGGGAtgaaagaggggagggaggcacTAGGGGAAGAGAAGGGGCCCTGATGAGCAGTCAAAGATGGTCTCATTCTGTAACCTAGAGAATGAAAGAGACAAagagtggagaggagagagccttgGGGATGGGGGGGAGAACAATAGGCCTCGGGCCCAAGCAGACTGATGATACAGGAAGAAGCCAGGGAACATCTATCTGCCCTCTGAGCCCACTGGGGGCTCAGAATGAGGTCTGACTCTAGAGCTAGCTGCCCGATGTGGCAGCCATTAGCCCAATGTAGCTACTGAGCACTTGCAATGGGTCTAATCCGAACTGAGTTGTGCTGTAagaataaaatacacactggattgtgaaaacttagcaaaaaaaaagtaacatataatatcaataattttaaaatattgattatatgttaAAAAGATATGTTGGATATATTGggctaaataaaatgtattattatgatcatctcacttgtttcttttacttttgtaatgtggctactaaaaaattgaaaatcacaTATGtcacttgcattatatttctatcgGACAGTGCTACTTTAgaccacattcattcatttattcaacaaatttttattgggTGCTAGCTGTACACCAGGCAAGGTGCACAGGATTAGATGGTGAGCAAAACCAGACCCTGTCTCTGGTTTCCTGGAGTTTACAgtaatcaaataatcacacagaCGGGTGCCTAATTGCAAAGAGAGATAAGTGGTCTAAAGAAAAGGAGTGGAACTTGATGTTCTCTGAACCTGGACTCAAGAAACTTGATTTGTATCCAGAGTGCGGTGAGAGCTTTTCCCCAAGGAAGCACTGAACTGGGAGGTAACTtgagaaagaaggggaaagagtATTACAGAAAGGACAAcctatgcaaaggccctgtggctagAGGGCCCTGTGGCTTGAAGCTTGAAGAATTGTGAGGGGACTGGTTTGGGGAAGAGCAGAGAGTGAGGAAGAGGACAGCTGGAGCAACAGTGAGTCTGGAGGGGTTGGCAGGGGCCTCACACACCTCCGAGGCCACATTAAAGATGGGGAGCCGATGAAGCACTTTTGCCCTTGCAGGGGAATTagagaaggaaggatggaggTTAGGCTGAAGGAGGGCAGAGGGGGTTTCTCCACAATGCGGTGGGGGAGGTGGGTGCAAATCTCTGGTACGATGTCTTTCAGGCTCTCTTCTCCGCTACCCCCAGAAGCCCGAGGCCAGTGTCCGTCACCACATCTCCTACCCAGTCCTGCATGCTATGAGGAGCTTTCTCAATGCCCTCTTCTTGCCATCCCTGTGGCCCATCCTTTACCTCTGACTTCTCCTGGCCCACCTCTCCTGCCCCACCCTCACCctccacactgcagccagagcTGGTGCTTTCTAAGATGGAAATCTGTCTACGGCACCCCCTGCTTCATCCCCCTCAGTGGCTCCCCAGTGTTCTAAGATGTAGTCCAGATGCTTTAATGTGTCTCTTTGTAAGCCCTTCCCCATCTGGCCCCACTGACCTCCCACTCACTCTCTGGGCTGCAGGCACAGGAGCCTCCCCAGGCCCCATGggctctgttctctctcttcagGGCCTTTGCTGCGCTGATTGTTCTGCCAGGAACTCTCTCCTCCCCTGGCTTGTTGACTCCACTTCAGCAGGGATCAGCTTCAATGTCTCTTTACTGGCAAACCTTCCCTAACCCCTGGTAGGGGTGAGTCTGGGTTGGGGCCCCCACTCACCCCTAGCATGGCACTGCACACCATACAGGGGCTGTCTGCTGCCTCCCCCTCAAGTACGTAAGATCGTGGAAGACAGGAGTTTGTGTCTCCTTATTCCCACAGGCAGCATCGGGCTCTCCCCCACCAAATTAGAGGCATTTCCCCCATGAGAATGGGGCTCTTCTAGGATAGGAATTGTGCCTCCCCCATCAGATTAGAGGTATCTTCAAGCCTGGGGCTGTGTCTCCCCCATTAGATGGGAGGCTCCCTCAAGACAGTCTGTCTCccccatcacactgggggttatcCAAGACCCAGGATCATTTCCTATACCGACTCTAAAtcactgccccctccccgctgccttcctcACAACCCTCACAGTCTGGGGGTGGGAGATGGAAGACAGCTTCCCTCCACCTCGTGCCTAACTCTTGGCTGGGGCCTGGCTGGCCCCTCCCAGGATCCCAAGATCAGGAAGGCTTGTTTGCTGTTCTTTCTGGGAAAGCAAGCCTCCCATGGCATTCCCTAGCAACCACAAGCCAGGCCCATCAGAAGACCTGGCCAAGCCACCAGCAGAGGCTGAGCAGCTCGGACCAGCTGCCAGGCCAGCCTGGGAGAGGGGCACAGACCCGGGGCCTCGAACCCTGCAGCTCCCAGACCAGGCAGGGCTCAAAGCCAGGCTGGTAGGAGCTGGGGTTGGGACCTGCCTGGGAGAGCCAcaagggaggggcctgcccaacTCCAGGCCGGACCAGCCAGGCTCCTGTCAGGCCATCTGGAGCCAGAccttgtgtgtgtgcttgtgtgctgGGGGGTGGTGTGCCTCCCAGGCCATGTGGGTGGCTGCGAGCTGTGGGGTTGTGACATGGCCCTCCCAGCAAGCCTCTGGCTCCCCTGTGGTCAGTTTCACTTCTGACATCTGGTCAAGTTCACAGCTGGCCAGCTTCCTGCATGgccatttttactttccctctccaAAGTCTGGCGGCAAGGGCCCCCACTCCCTCTCTATCCCACTTAAATTAACTCCATGGTGACACATGTGAATTTGCTGGATTTCTGTTAAAACttccccattgtgtgtgtgtgtggggggaaatAGGCCAGGAACTCACTGAGTTGGAAATTATACCCGGGTCCCTGCCCCACACACATAACCCCCCACCAACTCAAACCGCGTGTATTTCCAGAAAATCTCTGCAcgattttcctttctttgctatTTAATGTTCATCATTTATGTTTTATGTGTAGGTTTCAGGAGGGCCCAAGAAATGATTACACAGGATGCAAGGGGCAGGTGACAGAGAGGGTGACAAGGAGTCTGGAGCTCACAGCCCCagctggggggggggagggggcaaaAGGGTTCCATCTCAGCCcaaagggaggcaggaggggccccAGAACCAAACACATGCTGAAACATACTTGCACCCTCcgaccccctcccccactgctggGGAGGAAAAGAAATACCTCAGACTCTGTCCCGCTCCCCACATTCACAGGTGAGGGGCCGGCAGGTGAGTTTCCTCCTCCCATCACAGATTCGGGTCAAAGAAATGCCATCTACGTACAATGTTCCCAGTGCCTTACACAGGGCTGAgagacccctgggctggggaggggtggctCTCCGTGCACATCCTGCTCAGGGCTCGTTCATGCTAAATAGAAGGGGGAGGCGCACTCATTCCAACATCAAGCAAAACAGAACAGGCCAGGAGGGGCTTCACGGCCCCTTTCTGGTACCAAGCTAGGGAAAAAACAGTCCTTTGTAGCGTTCTCTAAACTTGGGAGCGACCCTCTATGGGCCACAGTCTAACTCAGTTCCTTCTTGCTGCATTCCCACGCTGGTCCagttttcttcattgcagcctcCAGGGCCCAGCCAAACCCTCGCTtgcagggaaggggtggggcgggggagcaTTCCTCCACGTGCAGGCCCTTGGAAGGCAGGCGCCAGCTCAAGCCTCAGCCGTCCTTGGCCCGCCAAACCCGGGGGCGAGGGAAGACAGCGAGCAGAGTTCAATTCCCTTCAATGCTTCTCTGGCAGCTGCCCCAGGAGGATCCGGCCACAGCCCAAGAGGAAGAACTCTTGGAGAGAAGCAAGATTtctcatcgtgtgtgtgtgtgtgtgtgtgtgtgtgtgtgtgtgtgtgtgtgtgtgtgtgtgtgtgtgtgtgtgtgcgccccTGTAAATCTCTGTGTTGCAGGTGGGGTTCCTTAGTCCCCCAGGGCTGACTCCAGGGGAAGATGCTGCCCATACTGGCTCTGGGTCTATGCTGGGATGGTGGGTACCTACGGATTAGCCACACCACGGATGCCACCCTGACATGCCTGAGGGGACAGGCAGAGGGAAGCAGCACCCCTTGCCGCAAACCCCAAACCTGACTGGGGTCAGGATGGATCAATGGGCCAGGCCTTGGGTGAAGCATCCCCTCTCCACAGGGGCTGGACAGGCCTGGAGATGGTGAAGGGCAGACTGGGTTTGGCTTCGAGACATTTCCCAGAGGGTCGCCTGGCCCCCCATTCCCTGCAAACCTGAGGCCTGCACCCCTCGTTTCGGGGGACAGCCCATCTTTGGCCTCCCCATTTCTGGGTGGCTTTGGGCAAATCActgcctctctctgggcctcactctcCTGTTCGTAAAATGCGGGGGATGGACTAGATTTCAACCCCCTCTTCCAGCTCTATCAAACCTCTGATCCTCTTCATATtaggccagaggggaggggggaggggggatgaggGAGGTTTAGGCCACGAAGGTGCTCCCTCGTTCCCCAAGTTCACAGTGTAGAGCCCATGGTTCTGGTTCCTCAGTCTCTCCCTCTGAGTCCCTGGGACCCTGTCACGCCCTCAACACCATCCCTGGTGTCAGCCCCCCATATATGACAACCTGCTAAGGTGGGAGGGGCTGGCCCCCCTAGAAGCTGGGGGAGAAGGAAGCAGGAGGCCTGCGATGGcgacagggcagggcagggtgggagaGGCAGCGGGGGCACTTCTGGCACCGGAGGGGCAGTGTGATCGGAAGCAGTGGGGCCACACGGGAGCAGTGACAGGGCTGTGGCTTGGGGGCCCGAGCTCCGAGGCCCTGCCCAGAGGCGCGCAGCTCTGCCGCTGGCCTGTGGGGTTGGCCGGGGCATCAGTCTTCGGAatgtgggggcagggcaggggctccCGGGCCGGCTCACACCGGGGACGTGGCCGTGGACTCGCTGCACAGGCTCTCCACAATGTCGGCTCGCTGGATGCGGCGCAGGGCAGCCAGGAGGGTGTCAAGTGTGGCGCTGTCCTGGGTGGCCCAGCTGGCCAGCAGGGCGTGGACCGGGCAGGCCTCCTGGGTGAAGGAGTCTATGTGCTCAGGCTGGTAACCCAGCTCACCGGCCAGATGCCGCCAGGTGTCCCCCGCAGAGCCACTGAGCAGCTTCTCCACCTCCTCCCGCTTGGCCAGCGGCAGGCTGCTGTAGAGGCCTCCGTCACCCTTGAGGGCTGCCAAGAACCCAGGGGGAGTCAGGCGCTACCTGCTGGACACCCTTTCCCCCACAGTGGGAGTGGGGGCCTGGAGTAAGACCCAAGAAGGGCTGAGGCATTTCTCCTCCCGATCTGGGGAGGACCCGAGGGTCTAGAAGCAGAGGGATGCCCAAGATGCAGTCCTGGATGTGGGCAGGGCTGTGGAGGCACCTGGGGGATGCTGACTCACGTCCCTTCGTCACCCATAGCTCCAGAACCATCCCTACCACCTAACCTCCCTGCCCActaaccgccccccacccccacccctccccagcaaTTAATCAAGGCTGAGGAGACAGGACTTCTGGTCCCAGACTCAACTGCAGCAAGTGTACTGGGGCTGGGCTACGGGCCACCGATTAGGGAACATAATTAACTACTTGTTCCCCAGAAGTCCTGGGCAGGAGGCTAATTGCAGCCACTTTGGGGAGTGATTAGCCCTGGGGGACAATTAGCTGGATGAGTCTAGATGCTCCGATTTGTCAAAGCTTCCATTTCCCAAGTCATCCCCACCGGAAAGGGCCTCTCCCATCCTTCCACACAGCGGCCCGCAGCCAGCCCCTCTGCAGTCCCTCCTATAGCCTAAGCTTAACCAGCCCTGTTCCCCCtgcctcgcccccccccccccccggcccgcCGCCCGGCCCCACTGCTTACCCTGGCCTGCAGCTGTCTGTGTGTGGGACTGCTGGTCATGCAGGCTCTGGCTGTCCACAGAGATGCCGCTGTCGCTGTGCAGTTTTTCTCCCTCGGGTGGGGGCGTCTGGTTCACGGGCCGGCTGTTGGCTCCTTGCTTGTTCTGCTTGCAGCTGTTCCACCTGGAACCAGAGGACAGCCCCAGTCACAGGGCTGAGGGGCGCACGGGCCACGCCGCTAAGGTATCTGTGCTCTGGCGTGTGGGTGCCAGGGGCCCGGGGGGTGCCCGTCCGTAACCCCGCACGGCACAGGAGGCTGTCCTTCCTCTACCTATCTGCCCCTGGCCCACACCGGAATCGCCGTGAGGGCAGAGAGGCACCCAGGGCTTGATGTGTGCGGccggtgttcaataaatgtccgTGGGATGAATGGTGCACAAATAAATGCCTTCCCCGGAACTCCACTTTTCCCAGTCTACCCTTCTAAAGTACTCCCACGTGTGTGCAGGGGTATGTACACGGATTCCCTCTGCTGTTATaagcaataagaaaaaatgaaaaacaaaccaaatgtccatcgataggagactggttaaataaattatgatccaCCTGTATTATTGAATGAGCAATTATAAATAGTCAGATTATCTGTAGGTTCTGAAGAAAGCTCTCCTGAGCGAGATTAAATTGAAAGAGTAAGTTGTAGAATATGTATAGTGTTATCACattgatgctttaaaaaaaaaaaaacctgcgtGTGTATGTATAGGTTTTCCACACATGTGTTTATAAATGCATAGAAAATGGCTGGAAGGGATCCATTCCAAACAGATTCCCAGGAGGAGAGGGGTAGGATTTGGGGAGATAAAAGGAGGCTTTACTACTTTCTGCTTTACAAGACATTGGTCTTCTTTGCATTTTCCCAAATAAGCACGTTATtactttgatgattttttttttttaaagaatggaaaatgcacttaaacatttaaaatgcttTCTAGGACTTATCCACATCCTGGATTTCTGGATATGGGTGCCATCAGGTCCCATGTGTGACATGGGAAGGAAGagatacatgcacacatacacacaggtaaCGGGCTTCAGGGAATGAGGACACAAGCTGTTGGTAAAGGAAGCTCTGTGTGTGGGGAGGCAGGTGGGGGAgcagaatgggggtggggaggtgctgGCACCAGGACAGGACAGGGACGATCCCCTTCCCTACCTCCTGTTGACCTGCCACACCTTGGAGTGGGGAAGCTGATGGTAAGTGAGGATGAGCTTGGTTTGGGGTTGAGTTAAAAGAGTGTGTGCATTTTCAGGTCATGGTCGCAGCAAAGCCCTCCTTGAGGGTAAAGATCTGGCTCCCTGGCTCCCGTTCCCCCTCTCACCTCTTGAAGGCGATGTAGGCCACGAGGCCCACAACCACAGCAGCCAGGATGGAGCAATAGACAGGGATGAGGTTGTCGGTGGTACCTCGGGTCACCACGGGCTGGGAGCTGCCCATCACTGTGGTCACCACATCTGACACCGTGCTGGTTACGAGGTCTTGATCTGGAGGTACCTCAGGCTCCTGGGTGCTGGGGTCTGTGCTGTCTGAGCCCTCCGGGGGCGTGGCCCGTGTAATCCAACGGCCAGGGATCTCTGGGAGAAAGGGCTACAGGAGTGAGGGCCCACTCCCCCCGCCCCTCTCCTATGTTCTGACCCCCAGAgcttctcccccagccccctccttgcCCCAGATGCTTGTATGTCCAGCGGCTACACACAGGAGAGAGGGCTGGGATTGGGTGTATGATGTCACGACGTGGAGAAGAGCAAGGGCCTAAGAATCAGGAGCCCTGGGTCCCCTTCGGCTCTGTCACTGACTTGCTGTGGGACTCTGGATCAGTCCCTTCAACTCTCAGGACTTCAACTTCCCCATGAATGGGGATATTAAAAGAGATAGTCTTTAAGTTCCCTTCCATCTTGGGTATAACTGTGATCCTAGAATTCTACTCTGCCTACCCTGGGTACCCAAAAACCCAGCGTGGAGGTAAACACACAAAGAAGAGAGTGGGCCCTAGGACGCCTCCAGTTGGAATCAGGCTAGGGAAATGTAATCTCTCTGGCCCCAGGTTGCCCCAGTGGCGCGAGTCACCCCTGTCCTAAAGAAGGATGAGGGTAATCAGGTCTGGTGGAGAGGTACCTTCCCCCGCACCACCCCCTGAGAATTGGCATCCAGCCTCCTTTCTAGTCTCTGGTGTCCTGGCTCTAGGCtcgggcagggtggggaggtgcCCAGCTGGCTTGCTTCCCTCTGGTTGGTCCGTGGATAGTGGCTAGCCTCTACTTCCTGCCCTGTGTGGCCCCCTACACCGTCTGATCTTGCCACCCAGAGATGACAGTGTCAGATAGCCCAAACCCAACTTGGGAAGGTCGAGGACTGCTGGTGGAGAGAGGGCCCACACAGCAGGCACTGCCACTGCCTCAGGGGAGGGAGACTGCCCTGCCACCCACCTAGGTTCTCTCATGCCAGCTGGGCACTGCCAGCCTCCCTGGCAGGGGACCCAGCAGCCCCTGGCACAAGTGGGTGGGATTTTCCATTCTACCACCCAGCCGGGGGCAGTACCTGGGGTTGTGGGCTCTGGACGACCTGGGGGTACCTGTCTGGGCAAAGCTGCCTACCCCTTCCTTCCTCGCTTCCCACGCCTGGAGCAGGGAGGGAAAGCAGACAGGACATGCTGATGGGGTGAAGGGCGGGCACTTTGCTCCCCAGCTCTGCCTCACCTAGCTCCCAGTTTGCCCACCCAAGTTAGAGTTGAAACTGCCCACCGGTTTCCTAGGCCTCCTTGGCTCAAGGCAAAGATGCTTCAAAGGCCCCCATTTTCAGCATATTCTGAGGAGTAAGGTCCCCACATGTGAATCTGGAATCCATCTGGTTGGCATTTGGGAGGGGGCTGCCATCTGctgccctatcccacccctcccccatctcagtCCTGGGAAGGAAGGCGTggaaggggtggggcagggagtggAGGAGACACAGCCCTCCTTCTGGCAGCCCCAGACAAGGCGCTGGCCCGGGGAGGGTCTTCTCTTGCCCGGCTGGGCCAGCTGGAGGGGCAGCCTGAGCCCCGAGGCTAAGGGTACAGCTCTGCTCAACTGACCCGCACCCAGAGGCTGAAGGCATGGCTGGGTGGAGGGTCACTGAAATCAGGCATCACAGAGATTTGAGAGCAGCGGGGAAGAGCTGAGAGACGGCCCAGGCTGAAGACAGCGCCTTCCAGGGTGCTTTCCCCTCATCTCTCCGATCCCCCCCCgtgtttgggggtggggatgagatCCAGATGTGGCTGTGTCCACTAGCATTCCAACACACTAAGCCCTGGCAGGTCCTGACAGTCGTTTCCAGAATGGGAGCTGTCAGACTTGGGGGTGGAAAGAGGGGCCAGGTTACTCCTCCTAAACCCAATTTTTTTtggttggggaggggggcagctTCTGCCCCCAGGGTCGGTGAGTCACCATGTTGACACCCGAAGCATTTATGCAAGGAAGTACCCTgcagtggaggggaggggggcaaCCAAGCCACCACAAATCAAATTCCATTTCCTGAAATGTTCCCTCTGCCCTGGAGCTGACATTTACCCCTTCAGAGGCTAGAGGGtgaggggaagaggggcagggaTAAACGCACCCCTTCAGGGTGGCTGGGAAAGTAGAGCGGTATCTGGAAGGAATATGTGAACGCCAAAAGGCagagcccacccctcccccagccagcaCCTTTCTTTGCTCTAACCGCACCCCTAAGTCCCCCCCACTAGCTAGTGCGGACTTGCCCACAGAAGCGTGCCACCCACCTGCCTGCTGCAGGCTGCTGAAActccctccctgctctgccctgcGCCTGACGCTACTTGCCTGTCTCCTGGCCCAGGGCAACGGCCACCGGAGCCACCACGTTCTGCACCCCACTTCTCCACCCTGACCCCGCATCCCAATGCAGCAAGCTTCACACACATACCTGGCCTCAGCCCAGCTTAATGGCCCTTTGCACCCTGAGCTCCCTGCGCCAGAGATCACAGGATGTGGAAGGCAGGCATGGGTGTGTCAGACTGGAGGCTCCCCACGGCAGGGGATCTACCTCTCCCATCCAACTGGGGGCTGATTGAAGGCAGAGGCTGTGCTGCCCCCACCAGAATGGTGGGATCTCTTGGGAACTAAGCGCTGGGCCTGCGTCTCCCTCATCAGACTGGGGCAAAGACTGTCTCTGTCCCGTCCAACTTAGGGCTCCTGAAGGAGGCATTGCATTGCCTGCTCAGAGTGAGAGCACCCTGAGGGTTAGGCCCCAAGGGGAAACAGCTGAACGGGTGATAGAAAGTAAAGGCATTGTCAATCTCTCCCCCAAGATGGATGTCACCAACCAGGGACCAAAAACGGTTCTGCCCTGGCTGCCACAGTGtttcctcctcccatcccaggaACTGCCCCTTCTGGCTAAGGTGGGCACACCCAGCTCCCATCCACCCAGGAAGCTGAGGGCCCTCCAGGTGCACCTGCCTCATCCTCGGGCTCCCAAGCCCCAGGCTTGCTGTTCCCCTTCTTTCTCTGTCCCAAAGCCCCTGTCCGCACGACCTCCTTAGTGTTCCCTGGGTCTAACTTCGTCCTTGACTAAACTGTGCCAGTGACTGCTGACCCCTCCCCCACAAGTTGAAGTGAGCCAGCCCCCTTCCCAAACCCACAGCAACCGTGGAAACCGCGtgcagtgaggaaactgaggtccagaaactGAAGTGACCTCCTTGACATCGCTCACATAGTAAGTGACAGGGCAGATTCCATCCCAGGTCCCAGAGCCATAAACCACTATGGGCCTCAGAGCCAAAAGGTCCCAACTCCTGAGGGTCCTCAGACCCCTTTCTCCAGTGCAGAGAGTCTGCCTCAAGGATCAAACATGTCCTATCTGTGCTCTGGACACGGAGGCCACCTTCGTGCCGCTCATCTGCCACCCATCCAATTCCCAGCCGGCAGCCACAGATTAACAAAGCCCTGGAAAATGAGTGTGGCCTAGGAGGATGAGGATGGCTAAACAAACAGCCCAAAAGGGTAAATAGTGGATAGGGTCCATTGGTGGGAAGGATCGGGAGGGTGTCCGCTGGCCCCGCAGGCCACGGCAGACCCTTGCGGACCCCGgggcgccccccgccccgcctcccgcAGCCCCGGCGCTGCTCACCCTCGCACTCGGCGTCGGCCCAGCGCGTGCACTCGCGCAGCTGGCG
This is a stretch of genomic DNA from Eschrichtius robustus isolate mEscRob2 chromosome 20, mEscRob2.pri, whole genome shotgun sequence. It encodes these proteins:
- the NGFR gene encoding tumor necrosis factor receptor superfamily member 16, which translates into the protein MGAGAAGCAMDGPRLLLLLLLGVSLGDAKEVCPTGLYTHSGECCKACNLGEGVAQPCGANQTVCEPCLDSVTFSDVVSATEPCKPCTECVGLQSMSAPCVEADDAVCRCAYGYYQDETTGRCEACRVCEAGSGLVFSCQDKQNTVCEECPDGTYSDEANHVDPCLPCTVCEDTERQLRECTRWADAECEEIPGRWITRATPPEGSDSTDPSTQEPEVPPDQDLVTSTVSDVVTTVMGSSQPVVTRGTTDNLIPVYCSILAAVVVGLVAYIAFKRWNSCKQNKQGANSRPVNQTPPPEGEKLHSDSGISVDSQSLHDQQSHTQTAAGQALKGDGGLYSSLPLAKREEVEKLLSGSAGDTWRHLAGELGYQPEHIDSFTQEACPVHALLASWATQDSATLDTLLAALRRIQRADIVESLCSESTATSPV